A single genomic interval of Granulicella tundricola MP5ACTX9 harbors:
- the lepA gene encoding translation elongation factor 4 yields MDLAHIRNFAIIAHIDHGKSTLSDRLLEITGSLTSREMQAQVLDAMDLERERGITIKAHTVRMNYTAENGETYQLNLIDTPGHVDFSYEVSRSLASCEGALLVVDASQGVEAQTLANAYLAVSNGLEIIPIINKIDLPSADIERTKEMIEKSVGLPADDAVAVSAKTGLNVAAILEAVVHRLPPPLGDPDAPLQALIFDSWFDAYRGVIVLARIINGKLRKGMKIKIMSNGRQFDVESMGVMTPKPVALDELSAGEVGFFVATIKNVADTKVGDTITEVDRPCAEALPGFEDIKSMVFAGLYTVDSHEHAMLRDALEKLRLNDASFSFEPESSVALGFGFRCGFLGLLHLEIIQERLEREYDLDLITTAPGVRYKITLTDGKVLEVDNPSRWPDPTEIEQIEEPVIIAKILTNEEYVGGILKLVEDKRGRQQNMEYVSDTRVLITYELPLNEIVLDFYDRLKTVSRGYASLDYQLAGSWVSPMVKMDILIGGDAVDALSIIIHKDFAQTRGRALVSKMRELIPRQMFEVAIQAAIGSKVIARETVTAIRKNVIAKCYGGDISRKRKLLDKQKEGKKRMKRIGKVDIPQEAFLAVLKVGED; encoded by the coding sequence ATGGATCTGGCTCACATACGCAACTTCGCGATCATCGCGCACATCGACCACGGCAAGAGCACGCTGTCCGACCGCCTGCTGGAGATCACCGGCTCACTCACCTCGCGTGAGATGCAGGCGCAGGTTCTGGACGCCATGGACCTGGAACGGGAACGCGGCATCACCATCAAGGCCCACACCGTCCGCATGAACTACACGGCGGAGAACGGCGAGACGTATCAACTCAACCTGATCGATACGCCGGGACACGTGGACTTCAGCTATGAGGTCTCGCGCTCGCTGGCCTCATGCGAAGGCGCGCTGCTGGTTGTCGATGCGTCGCAGGGTGTCGAAGCGCAGACGCTTGCGAACGCGTATCTCGCGGTTTCAAACGGGCTCGAGATTATTCCCATCATCAACAAGATCGATCTGCCTTCGGCCGACATTGAGCGGACGAAGGAGATGATCGAGAAGTCCGTGGGTCTGCCTGCGGATGATGCTGTTGCAGTCAGTGCGAAGACGGGGCTGAACGTTGCGGCAATTCTGGAGGCTGTCGTACACCGCCTGCCACCGCCGCTGGGCGATCCGGATGCGCCGCTGCAGGCGTTGATTTTCGACTCGTGGTTCGACGCGTATCGCGGTGTGATCGTGCTGGCGCGCATCATCAACGGCAAGCTGCGCAAGGGCATGAAGATCAAGATCATGTCCAACGGACGGCAGTTCGACGTGGAGAGCATGGGCGTGATGACGCCGAAGCCCGTGGCGCTGGATGAACTCTCAGCCGGTGAGGTCGGATTCTTTGTTGCCACGATTAAGAACGTGGCCGACACCAAGGTTGGCGACACCATCACGGAGGTCGACCGCCCCTGTGCCGAGGCGCTGCCGGGCTTTGAAGATATCAAGAGCATGGTGTTCGCCGGACTGTACACGGTGGACTCCCACGAACACGCGATGCTGCGCGATGCGCTTGAAAAGCTGCGGCTGAACGATGCGTCGTTCTCGTTTGAGCCGGAGAGTTCCGTGGCGCTGGGCTTCGGCTTCCGCTGCGGCTTCCTTGGGCTGCTGCACCTGGAGATCATCCAGGAGCGGCTGGAGCGTGAGTACGATCTGGACCTGATCACGACGGCTCCGGGCGTGCGCTACAAGATCACGCTGACCGACGGCAAGGTGCTGGAGGTCGATAATCCCTCTCGCTGGCCTGATCCGACGGAGATCGAGCAGATTGAAGAGCCGGTGATCATCGCGAAGATCCTGACGAATGAGGAGTATGTCGGCGGGATTCTGAAGCTGGTCGAAGATAAGCGTGGACGTCAGCAGAACATGGAGTACGTCTCAGACACGCGCGTGCTGATCACGTATGAGCTGCCGCTGAACGAGATCGTGCTGGACTTCTACGATCGTCTGAAGACGGTGTCGCGTGGCTATGCGTCGCTGGACTATCAGTTGGCCGGAAGCTGGGTCTCGCCGATGGTGAAGATGGATATCCTGATCGGCGGCGATGCGGTGGATGCGCTTTCGATCATCATCCACAAAGACTTTGCGCAGACTCGCGGGCGTGCGCTGGTCTCGAAGATGCGGGAGTTGATCCCGCGCCAGATGTTCGAGGTGGCGATCCAGGCTGCGATCGGGTCCAAGGTCATTGCGCGTGAGACCGTTACGGCCATACGCAAGAACGTCATCGCCAAGTGCTACGGCGGCGACATCAGCCGTAAGCGCAAGCTGCTGGATAAGCAGAAGGAAGGCAAAAAGCGCATGAAGCGGATCGGCAAGGTGGATATTCCGCAGGAGGCGTTCCTGGCGGTGCTGAAGGTCGGGGAAGACTAG